The Cydia pomonella isolate Wapato2018A chromosome 9, ilCydPomo1, whole genome shotgun sequence sequence acgcttagaaaaatcgattatgttccatgcaaatataatgtttaagtttttttattaattagtaattcagtgttgttaaactttcagcaaactcaatcaaataaagtttatgaacgatttgccgtggtttgattgtgaaaccacaccttcaacattatgctgttggttttcatgaataaaaacggttctgagtataaaatagaggtagtatacagagtgaacattatactggttgcctgttatgcaaatacattactatgctactaaactataattactttcgaaattatgcaattcgattttattgtatttgtttttataccaaatcataatttctgcatatcaaaattatgcaattcaaattatgaaaaatgaaatttcgcaaattgttattattaaaaacattacacacccataTATAGAAAAgatagttctttattgtacgTAGTAGTGTTTTATGGACTCTATTCCGGCTGTGTTAAGATAGATAATCAAATGTGCCGTTACCTCTGTTACAcggttgtacaataaagaactattttttctatatatacCATTTATCATTCACAAAGTAAAAGTAATAGGTATTGAACTTTACCGACTAcaaattaaaatgtaggtaGTGGTGTATTACAGTATACTTACGAATCTAACGTTACAACGTGAGTGTTGTTTAGGAAGTCTGTAAGTCGATTAAATACATGCATGTCATGATTTTCAGGTGAAATGCTTCATCACGACGTGCTTGATGCGGCCCAAAAAGGCATATCGGTTATCTTAACCAACCATTCAGATTCCGAGAGAGGGTTCCTATCAGTGTTCTCACCGGATCTTCAGAAAAGATTAGACAACCAAGTGCAAGTGTTTGTGAGCAAGTCTGATAAGGATCCCTTGGTTACTGTGTAAGTGTGCACTTGTCATATATCTACACAAGAATAGACAAACAGTTGAAGATATCGTGAAATGATTTTAACTGCGCTGTACGGCTTCATTGTCTTTTGTGTATGCGCATAATTAATGTTCTAAATCGTATTTCGTTTTCAATAAAAGAAACACAATTTAAGTCGTACACTTTATTAATAACTGTTATTGTATTGTTAACCTTAATGTGAGATCAGTATTATTCGATGTTtattaccacataaatgatacaAAAATTGCAAGTTCCATACATAAATACTAATTTTACAGCAATCGGCTAGTTTTTGGCATTCCTTACACTAGCATTACTCATACTCAGTTCACAATAGCTGGCAAGACCGTTGTATATGCACTTTTGTCCTCGATCTCTTATGCGCGTGACTTAGTCCGCTTGGGATCTCTCGTTCTGGGAACTGCACTGAAAGACGTTTACATTTTTAGaggctgtattttatttttgttagattGTTGAAAGCATGCAAACGGCTTTACTTACGCAGGTGAATTTTCTCGGGTTTGCTTTGAGTTCTATACTCTTTAGGGGTGTCTTTAATTCTTTCTAGAGAggtttttttcttctttgtcGATCCAGGGCCAGTTGATACCTTAGTTATTGATGCTACTGTCCCGTTTTTGTCATCGTAATTGATAACGTATTCATTTCTCCTTGACTTTCTGTCTTTTGAGTAGTGCACTTCTCCGTTTTTGTCGCCAGACTTTAGCTGCAATGAGTTGCGGTGGCGATCAGCAGAATTCGCGCTAGACCGTTTATGGTTTTCTATAGTGTCTTTTTTCGAAGTCGAATGACGACTTGCACTCCTCACATGTTGAGATTTGGTTGTTTCTTTCGAGTCCTTAGTAGGGGTATCGGAAATCTCAGCAATCCGTTCAATCATATTTTTGTCCGCATGTTTAAGTGATTCACTTTGCCTGCTCGTCGACGTAGATCTCTCgttcttattttttttgtcttgcGATGTAATGCGTTGTGAACTTACTGAAGGGTCGCTCGATTGCGGAGCATCTGCAGGTATTACCACAGCCTTTGAGTCTACTTTCTTTTTCCTCGAAGAGTTTGTTCTTTTATTCAAGCTATCATTATATTTGTCTGCTTTATGGTTTTTTTCTCGAGAGTTAGATTGATTTCGGGTAGTTTGTCTATGATCACTATTCGTTGTTTCATGTTTTGCACGTGACTTTTGATCTAATTCAGATTGATTTTTATGGATTTCTGTTGGTTTAATATCACTATCAGCTTTCTCACGTCTTGCACGTGATTTTCGTTCTACCGTATACTTGTCTGCTTTCTGAACGATATCTCTATGACCAGTGTCAGTTTTATGTGACTGGCGCAATTTTCTATCAATTTCTGGCTTACGTATTATATTATCCTCACCATTTATTGGTGTTGCATTATCACATAGTTCTTTGTTTACGTTGACATACGTAGGGACCCCATCGTCGCCGTCGTCCTCCTCGCTTAAATACAATTTGGCGGTATCTGAAGGATGATTTTCACTATAATTCGTTTTCTCTTCCTTTGTTTCATATTCATTaatcctaaaataaatataaaattaaatctcaAAATAGAACATGAAAATGatagtgttaattttttttataccacgacggtggcaaacaagcatacggccccgcctgatggtaagcagtcaccgcagcctatggacgcctgcaactccagaggtgttacatgcgcgttgccgacccgttAGTATTGATTATGTAAGTAAATGATGTGTTTTAGTGAGCTAATATAATATTACCTTGCACAAACATTTTGTTTGACGTTGGGGGTTCGTCGATGTGATTTTTCCAAAGAGCTTAATCGATTAGCCTTAGGGGGCTCCGAAATACTCCGAATTGCCGGTGAAGACGCCTCTTCATATCTTCGTGACCTAGAACGCCTCGTTGTCTCTTGTACATTCTGTTTTATCACTACGGAATCCTGTTCTACTATAGGCTTCAGAACTGTCACTTTTTCGGAATCTCTGTCGGTATATTTTGTACGCGACCTTGGCGTCGGTATaggagcaaagtttgttttaagAGGAATATTTTGATATTCCACAGCGTCTTCAGATTCAGCTTCACTGTGACACACACTGTTGGACACACTGTTAGATACTTGCTGGATAAGTCGAACAGATTGGAAAATGTTATCAATTGCTTCATTTTGCATTTTTATTCTGTCTCTGATGACCTTGGGCTTGTCATCGTCTGTATTCTTTTTATCATTCTGAATACCAAAGTAAGTTAGATCAGATTGCCGAAGTTGACGCGTTTTCGATCTTGTTGGTGTTGGAGACAACTGCAATGCCTTCAATTTTTCTTTAACTGAATTGAAGGTGTTAGTTACTTCACTTGTTGACGAATATGGTTGGCTTGAAATTTGACTTTTTGAGCTTACACTCTTGATAAGACCTGAAAAAGAAACATGCATCAGATTAAATGACATATTAGGTACGTTTAGGGCTTGCAATTCGATTATTCGACCTGTTTTGGTATTCGAATATTCGGCGGCTCAGTTTTCGAATCTTTTTTATTACTCGAAAAAATCAATTTCACCCGCTATAGTTACAATTTATGTGTGTGTTTACCGGGTATTTACAGTGAATTAGGAACGGTTGGTACCCAAATGCgaagaaaataatattgttagaGGAATACCTCTCGATAGGTTTCGTGAAATTACAGGAAACCTAACTCAATTTCAaagaaaacgaaataaaaaagtatgttATTTTTACGGTGCGACTAATGCTTTTAGTATGACTGTTTTAAGTTAAAAGGTCATTCTGTTTATTCAGTACAAGTAAGCAACTTTTATCAATTCGCAATTCGCAAATTTTATCATACCCAACTAATTTAACCATGCATCTTTAGCTGACGAATAATCTCAGTAGTCAGCCAACTTTTCtccttcaatattatttttaccgaCCATCAGGTatcaaaacttgccaagacaaataaagtcaataaagattcaaaatacaatggaaTGAAAGGCCTTTTTATAGGCCTCTGAGTAACTAGCAGTAAATATTAGAtttaatttggaaaataattataacaaaaaaattttttaacctttttgtatggttaaagttgtaataatattaattcactCAATGAtgcatttattataaataaaccgATTTCTCGTtccttttcttattttttttaatataattcgAATATTATTCGAATATGTCGTCAGAAAAAATcgaatattcaaatataaaagaaaactttCGAATACTTGCAATCTAGGTACCtacgttataataataataaataaatttatttatttcggataaaCCATGtatccatagattgttagtaTAACAAGAAAATATCTTAATCTAGTGTtagtatatatacatagaattaaaaattgactgtataataatatgtattaaatagattatttaaattatattttattcttatattaGTTACCTGCATTAATTGGCCTCGAAGTGAAAGTTTTTAGAGGACTGCTTATGTCAGTTTCACTTGCGATGCTGGAGGTTGTGTCATTGCTGCACCTTCTTTCTTGCAACTGCCTATTGATTAATGAAACAGCTGTTGTAACATCAGAATTGTCGATGCATATACTGGGCTTGTTAGCACTCGGAACGTCGCCAGCGAGCCCAAGAGCCATGTTTTCCCCTAGAAGATATGGTTTGGGCTTAGGAATTTTGTTTTTGAGAATACTTTTTGTAGCTGCTGTATTCTCATCGTTTTCAACTACCTCACTAGTGTTATGTTGTAACAAATCAATCATCGTATCATCAGTTGTTTTCTTTTCGAGCAACAGAGTAGTCGGTCTCTCGGGTTTCTTCATTGGAACGAAAGCACTTTTCCTTCGTCTAAAATCATTTGTTGGTGGCGGTTTTTCATCAGTGGCTATAATATTAACTTTTCCAGATTCAGCCGCAAAGTGTAATTCAGTTTTGCAAAATTCGACTTTCTTTCGCCTTCTGTCGGCTTCTTCAATACCTTTCCTGTGTTGATAGTCTTCTTCAGATTCAAGTGTGATGGGCACTGTAATTGATACTTTACCTGCTGACTGCAGTGTAATACTGCTTTCACTTGGTTCTTCTATAACTACATTGTGCCCTCTATTATTAGATATGTATTGATTGGTTTTGTTGAATGAAGTTAGCCGGTTTTTGTTAAGCCAATCTTTGAATGAATCTTCAGGAGGATAATATTTCCTGTCCTTTTTCTCATAATCTGCGTGATCATTTACTATTTCAGTTGACTTACAGATGCCACTGTCCGTGGAGGACTCCATTGCCAGTGTGTCGTTACAGTGTGAGATGGTTTCATTTAGCGGATCTGTTTCTTCAAAGCTGTAACTTTTGCGTCTATTAGTCCAATCGTTACTCCCATTTAGTAGTGATTTGTATTTAAGAGTGCTCAGTGATACTGGAGCATCCAATAGCGGGGAGGCTCGACTGCTTACTTTCATTGTCGTGATGTCACTATTTTCTGAATCATACGAATACTTTCTGAATATACTTTTGTGATGAGGTTTAGGGTCAAGATCTATGATGCTGGCATTATCAGTGGACGAAGATTCTTCGCTGGGCATTCTAATTGAGCTTTTGCCTGTGGAACTTTTCCATTTTGAAGGATGGGAAATTTCTGTGTCATCTGGTTCCGTCACTTTGTAATTCTCTGTTTCTGGAGTATCTACCAACTCCAAAGGGGTTGATGATATTTCCAGCGGTAGCGACGGCAGCGATGGTAGGGAAGGCGTATCTCCAAACGGTCTGCTGGTTAACGACGGAGATAGTAGTCTGGTGCCGGAAGATATTACCTGAAATTAACGAAAAGGCAATTTAAAActcatttaaaatacatttatgtaCTGACTTTCAAAACAATGAAACAATAGAGTTCACTGATTAGAAATTTAAGTATGTAGATAAATCTGGTCATTGACTGTGATTATGAatagcaaaacatttttttaaatagcacAGTATTCTTTCTTCGTAGGCTTATTATCATAAGGATTA is a genomic window containing:
- the LOC133521305 gene encoding uncharacterized protein LOC133521305 isoform X1 produces the protein MEVAGQWRREWAGAAEYGKVTEGGVTRQVARAMEVLHASAPGARMRVMRAAYHSTAGPGAATSYMVHSSRRVISSGTRLLSPSLTSRPFGDTPSLPSLPSLPLEISSTPLELVDTPETENYKVTEPDDTEISHPSKWKSSTGKSSIRMPSEESSSTDNASIIDLDPKPHHKSIFRKYSYDSENSDITTMKVSSRASPLLDAPVSLSTLKYKSLLNGSNDWTNRRKSYSFEETDPLNETISHCNDTLAMESSTDSGICKSTEIVNDHADYEKKDRKYYPPEDSFKDWLNKNRLTSFNKTNQYISNNRGHNVVIEEPSESSITLQSAGKVSITVPITLESEEDYQHRKGIEEADRRRKKVEFCKTELHFAAESGKVNIIATDEKPPPTNDFRRRKSAFVPMKKPERPTTLLLEKKTTDDTMIDLLQHNTSEVVENDENTAATKSILKNKIPKPKPYLLGENMALGLAGDVPSANKPSICIDNSDVTTAVSLINRQLQERRCSNDTTSSIASETDISSPLKTFTSRPINAGLIKSVSSKSQISSQPYSSTSEVTNTFNSVKEKLKALQLSPTPTRSKTRQLRQSDLTYFGIQNDKKNTDDDKPKVIRDRIKMQNEAIDNIFQSVRLIQQVSNSVSNSVCHSEAESEDAVEYQNIPLKTNFAPIPTPRSRTKYTDRDSEKVTVLKPIVEQDSVVIKQNVQETTRRSRSRRYEEASSPAIRSISEPPKANRLSSLEKSHRRTPNVKQNVCARINEYETKEEKTNYSENHPSDTAKLYLSEEDDGDDGVPTYVNVNKELCDNATPINGEDNIIRKPEIDRKLRQSHKTDTGHRDIVQKADKYTVERKSRARREKADSDIKPTEIHKNQSELDQKSRAKHETTNSDHRQTTRNQSNSREKNHKADKYNDSLNKRTNSSRKKKVDSKAVVIPADAPQSSDPSVSSQRITSQDKKNKNERSTSTSRQSESLKHADKNMIERIAEISDTPTKDSKETTKSQHVRSASRHSTSKKDTIENHKRSSANSADRHRNSLQLKSGDKNGEVHYSKDRKSRRNEYVINYDDKNGTVASITKVSTGPGSTKKKKTSLERIKDTPKEYRTQSKPEKIHLLQFPEREIPSGLSHAHKRSRTKVHIQRSCQLL
- the LOC133521305 gene encoding uncharacterized protein LOC133521305 isoform X2, with the translated sequence MEVAGQWRREWAGAAEYGKVTEGGVTRQVARAMEVLHASAPGARMRVMRAAYHSTAGPGAATSYMVHSSRRVISSGTRLLSPSLTSRPFGDTPSLPSLPSLPLEISSTPLELVDTPETENYKVTEPDDTEISHPSKWKSSTGKSSIRMPSEESSSTDNASIIDLDPKPHHKSIFRKYSYDSENSDITTMKVSSRASPLLDAPVSLSTLKYKSLLNGSNDWTNRRKSYSFEETDPLNETISHCNDTLAMESSTDSGICKSTEIVNDHADYEKKDRKYYPPEDSFKDWLNKNRLTSFNKTNQYISNNRGHNVVIEEPSESSITLQSAGKVSITVPITLESEEDYQHRKGIEEADRRRKKVEFCKTELHFAAESGKVNIIATDEKPPPTNDFRRRKSAFVPMKKPERPTTLLLEKKTTDDTMIDLLQHNTSEVVENDENTAATKSILKNKIPKPKPYLLGENMALGLAGDVPSANKPSICIDNSDVTTAVSLINRQLQERRCSNDTTSSIASETDISSPLKTFTSRPINAGLIKSVSSKSQISSQPYSSTSEVTNTFNSVKEKLKALQLSPTPTRSKTRQLRQSDLTYFGIQNDKKNTDDDKPKVIRDRIKMQNEAIDNIFQSVRLIQQVSNSVSNSVCHSEAESEDAVEYQNIPLKTNFAPIPTPRSRTKYTDRDSEKVTVLKPIVEQDSVVIKQNVQETTRRSRSRRYEEASSPAIRSISEPPKANRLSSLEKSHRRTPNVKQNVCARINEYETKEEKTNYSENHPSDTAKLYLSEEDDGDDGVPTYVNVNKELCDNATPINGEDNIIRKPEIDRKLRQSHKTDTGHRDIVQKADKYTVERKSRARREKADSDIKPTEIHKNQSELDQKSRAKHETTNSDHRQTTRNQSNSREKNHKADKYNDSLNKRTNSSRKKKVDSKAVVIPADAPQSSDPSVSSQRITSQDKKNKNERSTSTSRQSESLKHADKNMIERIAEISDTPTKDSKETTKSQHVRSASRHSTSKKDTIENHKRSSANSADRHRNSLQLKSGDKNGEVHYSKDRKSRRNEYVINYDDKNGTVASITKVSTGPGSTKKKKTSLERIKDTPKEYRTQSKPEKIHLLPRTRDPKRTKSRA